A single Leptospira kirschneri serovar Cynopteri str. 3522 CT DNA region contains:
- a CDS encoding O-antigen ligase family protein produces MSQYLNLKTVPLLILAFSLSLLFFFDPSNPSLSKDSIVFSFFIWVVCLGISFRKKKRKIHPIFQLACILLIGLSTINGINGAPVVYFPQKLNLKLLYVVSLCFTIYLFLKNVHPIFLFIHTVAFSCSPPLFSSIKSVPLLLFVIASFFYLVPKRIRIHKLHAIISFFFFVLLISSLLSYKSQSALLQLCLLFSGVLIFFLLSSYPSRLIKKGLLLILSLNLFLNTVNLFSAVHLIWPFNFFAPPLFLTYAGFPVSAIAVISAFSALVAFYTAFQYRIYSWFLIPGGVISIYLVFFNHSRASLLAFILAALYIVLFFWNKKRIPLRILIPTSILILLFLIGSILFTPLETVSRYFNAETLLIRFSLWNFHFQSVLQNFPLFGIGLDADSLLAHLPGTNSERVGYEDFYRFLHSFRSYPQAHNLYVEVFTSLGILGSLLFLWIAAYLLFIAYQMLISKSKEVTNSGIFISGVLAFVAIHEFFDYNLGEQHFFIPVVLSLSLIRMRLSFPVRKFKQNRSFKTVYTIVLILLGFLSFQLIWEQRLRNLILASTQDEIELDNFLIYKEKKSSVSRKKFSHPFEEILKNQFWIRSEENIILASLVLRKSPDYQDSVESLLNRCVIKNPYSSVCWKEKADALSKKDQNVTRELEEGKKTDPFHIIFTE; encoded by the coding sequence ATGAGTCAGTATCTCAATTTAAAAACCGTTCCTCTTCTAATACTCGCCTTTTCCCTTTCTTTATTATTTTTTTTCGATCCTTCCAACCCTTCTCTTTCTAAAGATTCCATTGTATTTAGTTTTTTTATTTGGGTCGTATGTTTAGGAATTTCCTTTCGAAAAAAGAAACGTAAAATTCATCCTATTTTCCAATTAGCATGTATCTTATTAATCGGACTTTCTACGATTAATGGAATCAACGGAGCCCCTGTCGTCTATTTTCCTCAAAAGTTAAATTTAAAACTTCTTTATGTTGTTTCTCTATGTTTTACAATTTATTTATTTCTCAAAAACGTTCATCCGATTTTTTTATTCATTCACACGGTTGCTTTTTCGTGCTCCCCTCCTCTTTTTTCTAGTATCAAATCGGTTCCTCTTTTACTTTTTGTAATTGCCTCTTTTTTTTATCTGGTTCCAAAACGGATCCGAATCCACAAACTACACGCGATCATTTCGTTTTTTTTCTTCGTCTTACTGATTTCTTCCTTACTTTCTTACAAATCTCAATCTGCACTTTTACAACTTTGTCTTTTATTTTCCGGGGTTTTGATCTTCTTTTTACTTTCCTCTTACCCAAGCCGATTGATTAAAAAAGGACTTCTTTTGATTCTTTCTTTAAATCTATTTTTAAATACAGTAAATTTATTTTCTGCGGTTCATTTAATCTGGCCTTTTAATTTTTTTGCACCTCCTCTTTTTCTTACCTACGCAGGTTTTCCAGTATCTGCGATCGCGGTCATATCCGCATTTTCTGCGTTAGTCGCTTTTTATACTGCGTTCCAGTACCGTATATATTCTTGGTTCTTAATTCCAGGCGGTGTTATCTCTATCTATCTAGTATTTTTCAATCATTCTAGAGCGAGTTTATTGGCTTTTATACTTGCGGCGCTTTATATCGTATTATTTTTTTGGAACAAAAAAAGAATCCCACTTAGAATTCTAATTCCTACATCCATTCTGATTCTTTTATTCTTAATCGGAAGTATCCTTTTTACACCTCTGGAAACGGTTTCTCGTTATTTCAACGCTGAAACTCTTCTAATTCGATTTTCACTTTGGAACTTTCACTTTCAATCAGTACTTCAAAATTTTCCGCTTTTCGGAATCGGATTAGACGCGGATTCTCTTTTAGCTCATCTTCCAGGAACAAATTCCGAAAGAGTTGGATACGAAGACTTTTATAGATTTTTACATTCTTTTAGATCTTATCCCCAAGCTCATAATCTTTATGTGGAGGTGTTTACAAGTTTAGGAATATTAGGTTCATTACTTTTTTTATGGATTGCGGCCTATCTTCTATTTATCGCCTATCAGATGTTAATCTCCAAAAGTAAGGAAGTTACAAATTCAGGAATATTTATTTCCGGCGTTTTAGCGTTTGTTGCCATTCACGAATTCTTCGATTATAATCTAGGGGAACAGCATTTTTTTATTCCTGTTGTACTTTCTTTATCTTTGATTCGAATGAGATTGAGTTTTCCGGTCCGAAAGTTCAAACAAAACCGTTCGTTTAAAACAGTTTACACGATCGTATTGATTTTGTTAGGTTTTCTTTCTTTTCAATTGATCTGGGAACAAAGACTTAGAAATTTAATTTTAGCTTCCACTCAAGACGAAATAGAACTTGATAATTTTCTAATTTATAAAGAGAAAAAATCTTCCGTAAGTCGCAAAAAATTTTCTCATCCGTTTGAAGAAATTTTAAAAAACCAATTCTGGATCCGTTCCGAAGAAAATATAATTTTGGCGTCTTTAGTCCTTCGTAAAAGTCCGGACTATCAGGATTCGGTAGAATCTCTTTTGAATCGATGTGTGATTAAAAATCCGTATTCATCCGTTTGTTGGAAAGAAAAAGCGGACGCCCTTAGTAAAAAAGATCAAAACGTTACAAGAGAATTAGAAGAGGGTAAAAAAACGGATCCTTTTCATATCATATTCACGGAATAA
- a CDS encoding DUF1577 domain-containing protein, whose translation METIQRKKREKETISDPTKKFHIISKFLVQTDIIAQTSNSLKQIVKILQVSKDATKILVQTQTPNALPLNSHVTLAKLLAKYVELNCEVIDEKPNNQFILSVSEISIASKERSLNRIVPPEGTVWITNIRTSKTTIDANLFNIPTSVKVNFADYETKLKSKYDFLKVDVFGTIGDKFDLVKKTRKILYISNTQKEQSYAAYNQEDFIDYAAELGDDEDVHKRIIEYANQKIKSELIVPVIYLSHEEQAIPIGFVHAQNRNREIDILEVMEIKTLTFEMVDRIRESNTILVKERFPIVNISTGGLKVKINHPDLNQDFIKRAGFTFDIFFKMQAPLTAFGVIRSVTKDMEGNLYVGLSIEGNSYRPGERKKYIDNVNRLLVEANPIQNQL comes from the coding sequence ATGGAAACGATTCAGAGAAAAAAAAGAGAGAAGGAAACGATCTCGGACCCTACTAAAAAGTTTCATATTATTTCTAAATTTTTAGTACAAACAGATATTATAGCACAAACTTCCAACTCCTTAAAACAAATCGTTAAGATCCTTCAAGTTTCTAAAGACGCCACAAAAATACTGGTTCAAACACAAACGCCAAATGCACTTCCGTTAAACTCTCATGTCACACTCGCAAAACTATTGGCAAAATACGTAGAACTCAATTGTGAAGTTATCGATGAAAAACCTAACAATCAATTCATTCTTTCCGTTTCGGAAATTTCGATCGCGAGCAAAGAAAGAAGTCTCAACCGAATCGTACCTCCAGAAGGAACCGTTTGGATTACGAATATACGTACAAGCAAAACTACAATCGACGCAAACCTATTTAACATTCCCACTTCGGTAAAAGTGAATTTTGCAGACTACGAAACAAAGCTGAAGTCAAAATACGATTTTCTAAAAGTAGACGTATTTGGAACGATCGGAGATAAGTTCGATCTGGTAAAAAAAACTCGTAAGATTCTTTATATCTCAAATACTCAAAAAGAACAAAGTTATGCGGCATACAATCAAGAAGATTTTATAGACTACGCTGCAGAGCTGGGAGACGACGAGGACGTTCATAAACGAATCATTGAATATGCAAATCAGAAAATAAAATCAGAATTGATCGTTCCTGTAATTTACTTAAGTCATGAAGAGCAAGCGATTCCGATCGGATTTGTACACGCTCAAAACCGTAACAGAGAAATTGATATTTTAGAAGTAATGGAAATCAAAACTCTTACTTTCGAAATGGTGGATCGAATTCGAGAGTCAAACACCATCCTTGTAAAAGAAAGATTCCCAATCGTAAATATTTCTACGGGAGGTTTGAAGGTAAAAATCAATCACCCGGATTTAAATCAAGATTTTATCAAAAGAGCCGGATTTACCTTCGACATTTTTTTCAAGATGCAGGCACCACTTACTGCTTTTGGAGTCATCCGTTCGGTCACAAAAGATATGGAAGGAAACTTATACGTTGGTCTTTCTATCGAAGGAAACTCTTATAGACCGGGAGAAAGAAAGAAATATATAGATAACGTCAATAGACTTCTTGTAGAAGCGAACCCAATTCAAAACCAACTTTGA
- a CDS encoding glycosyltransferase family 39 protein codes for MVFGLSSFLAEIKKNKDLKIFLFVFTLGAFFRLFRLDLQSPWEDELFSIRASSATSLNDLWNWMKDDPHPPLYQTLLYFWFQFLQPTVFVGRLLSAISGLLVPLAFYVFAPVELKERIRVSVSALLSLSTGLIYYSQELRSYSLLVLFCTIQLAFVLKLVYGKEKNLKLCLSLLGISLLASYTHFFGFIWSASIFLGMFIEELIFERKFPKEFFFFGISFGLLFLPVFYLLFNSDKIGIASWIPEAGATAFIVFFDLIFHSGILKKFIPGIVASVALFVGFVSIYFQRNSTETKMEVLDFAHKKSVILFGIVLTIFSIVLCILSSIQPLITARNLLVTAPVLYFLIATAFSVFPIYKGRRLEFVLILISFVSLYYFTRYYYKPYKEQWRESSQYIISTVVEHPKDFTLLCSSHAYNMEYFLKTAKITGLVPRLYTKEEVNLFLQDSSKKNLVILETSWKYLNYEELESLFARSNIDRKDQSFYGMRVVTIRKK; via the coding sequence TTGGTGTTCGGTTTGAGTTCGTTCTTGGCGGAAATCAAAAAGAATAAAGATCTTAAGATTTTTCTTTTTGTATTTACGTTAGGCGCTTTCTTTAGACTTTTTCGTTTGGATTTACAAAGTCCCTGGGAAGACGAACTATTTTCGATCCGGGCTTCTTCTGCAACTTCTTTAAACGATCTTTGGAATTGGATGAAGGACGATCCTCACCCACCTTTGTATCAAACTCTCTTGTATTTTTGGTTTCAATTTTTACAGCCGACTGTTTTTGTAGGCAGGTTATTGAGTGCAATTTCCGGCCTTTTGGTGCCACTTGCGTTTTACGTTTTTGCGCCTGTGGAACTCAAAGAAAGAATCAGAGTTTCCGTTTCCGCTTTATTGAGTTTGTCTACGGGGCTCATTTATTATTCCCAAGAGTTAAGATCCTATAGTCTTTTGGTTTTGTTTTGTACGATTCAACTGGCTTTTGTTTTAAAATTGGTTTATGGAAAAGAAAAAAATCTTAAATTATGTTTAAGTTTATTAGGAATTTCTTTATTAGCTTCTTATACTCATTTTTTCGGATTTATTTGGTCGGCTTCTATTTTTTTAGGAATGTTTATAGAGGAACTGATTTTCGAAAGGAAATTTCCTAAGGAGTTTTTCTTTTTCGGAATTTCTTTCGGTTTGTTGTTTTTACCAGTGTTTTATCTATTATTCAATTCGGATAAGATAGGAATCGCCTCTTGGATACCGGAGGCTGGGGCGACTGCGTTTATCGTGTTTTTCGATTTGATCTTTCATTCAGGAATTCTAAAGAAGTTTATTCCTGGAATTGTGGCTTCTGTGGCTTTGTTCGTGGGATTTGTTTCTATTTATTTTCAAAGAAATTCTACGGAAACGAAAATGGAGGTTTTAGATTTCGCTCATAAAAAATCTGTAATATTATTTGGGATCGTTCTTACCATTTTTTCTATTGTACTTTGTATTCTTTCTTCAATTCAGCCATTGATCACGGCTAGAAATCTTTTGGTTACGGCGCCGGTTTTATACTTCTTGATTGCAACTGCATTTTCTGTTTTTCCGATTTATAAGGGAAGAAGACTCGAATTTGTCCTTATTCTAATTTCTTTTGTATCTTTGTATTATTTTACTCGTTATTATTATAAGCCGTACAAGGAACAATGGAGAGAAAGTTCTCAGTATATTATTTCTACTGTTGTAGAACACCCAAAAGATTTTACCCTTCTTTGTTCTTCTCATGCTTATAACATGGAATACTTTCTAAAAACTGCAAAGATTACCGGTCTTGTTCCCAGACTTTATACTAAAGAAGAAGTAAATCTTTTTCTTCAGGATTCTTCTAAAAAGAATTTAGTGATCTTAGAAACTTCTTGGAAGTATTTGAATTATGAAGAATTGGAATCATTATTTGCGCGTAGTAACATTGATCGAAAGGATCAATCGTTTTACGGGATGAGAGTCGTTACGATTCGTAAAAAGTAA
- a CDS encoding LA_3751/LA_3752 family putative glycosyltransferase: MFNRLLQPYSRYCIYMLIVLFLAFNRSKLDDKVPFVSSDSEIKYYQTIIFAEKGVRAIQESECHYPGKIYDPEFRYFPFDYPWAFLKENKNQKCLFQYPPIFALLNGLPAYLFGTKIITLLPLLCLFGCFLFFDRILSLFIDKTGIILISTLIPFAFSFPVLSSVEFSEVPLNNLLLLSFGYFVIRSLFSNKIKIEIKNSNFRIFSFVSGILATTAFFLRTESAFPVFLFGLLSLFSETTRKKLKEYLMFSGTGAIVSFGLIGYLNFIYSGHPMGIRFVVSSSDAMNQFSFGKQILIFQGYLLGDETKSGFLKASPYTILILGIFSNLVRKRTLSGETIFGLVGIGTIFAISFLSPYTAGVHHFGLRYLESGFIFLSAGIFIFLYQRNMEFPNAGKVLVLLAFFSLYYNYKFTREGFKILFSAIKPYTEIQNEFQSRRIIVHKGQFTNYLIGYSYLNSIHFAAVMEKDLIQLEETFKKNQVKSYSTLEYDLEPPRDPNLPEKQFKEKIAVRLTDPNRFYKQKDSKKILNFTLKTYQLPNN, encoded by the coding sequence ATGTTCAATCGTCTGCTTCAACCCTACTCCCGTTATTGTATCTATATGCTGATAGTCTTATTTCTGGCTTTTAACCGTTCTAAACTAGACGATAAAGTTCCATTTGTTTCCAGCGATTCCGAAATCAAATATTATCAAACAATAATATTTGCAGAAAAAGGGGTTAGAGCAATTCAAGAATCAGAGTGCCACTATCCCGGAAAAATTTACGATCCAGAATTCAGATATTTTCCATTCGATTATCCCTGGGCATTTCTTAAAGAAAACAAAAATCAAAAATGTCTTTTCCAATACCCTCCTATTTTCGCTCTTTTAAACGGACTTCCTGCCTATTTATTTGGAACAAAGATAATCACGTTATTACCTCTTCTTTGTTTATTTGGATGTTTTCTATTTTTTGACAGAATACTTTCTTTGTTTATAGATAAGACAGGGATCATTTTGATTTCTACCTTGATTCCTTTTGCGTTTAGTTTTCCGGTTTTATCTTCCGTGGAATTTTCCGAAGTCCCTCTCAATAATCTACTGTTATTGTCATTTGGATATTTTGTGATCCGATCTCTTTTTTCGAACAAAATCAAAATTGAAATTAAAAATTCGAATTTTAGGATATTCTCATTTGTTTCCGGAATTTTAGCAACAACCGCATTTTTTTTAAGAACCGAATCCGCGTTTCCTGTATTCTTGTTCGGACTTCTTTCTTTATTTTCCGAAACGACTAGAAAAAAACTTAAGGAATATCTAATGTTCTCCGGAACCGGAGCAATCGTTTCATTTGGATTGATAGGTTATTTAAATTTTATTTATTCTGGTCATCCAATGGGAATCCGATTTGTAGTCAGTTCGAGTGACGCTATGAATCAATTCTCATTTGGAAAACAAATCTTAATCTTTCAAGGTTATCTTTTGGGAGATGAAACTAAATCCGGATTTTTAAAAGCATCTCCCTATACAATTTTGATTTTAGGAATTTTTTCCAACCTAGTTCGCAAAAGAACACTTTCTGGCGAAACAATTTTCGGTCTTGTAGGGATCGGAACCATATTTGCGATTTCTTTTTTAAGCCCTTATACCGCAGGGGTTCATCATTTCGGTCTTCGTTATTTAGAATCCGGTTTTATATTTTTATCTGCAGGAATTTTTATATTTCTTTATCAAAGAAATATGGAGTTTCCGAACGCTGGAAAAGTTTTAGTTCTTTTGGCCTTTTTTAGTTTATACTACAATTATAAATTCACGAGAGAGGGTTTTAAAATTTTATTCAGCGCCATAAAACCTTATACAGAAATTCAAAATGAATTTCAATCCAGAAGGATCATCGTTCACAAAGGGCAGTTTACAAATTATTTAATCGGTTATTCTTATTTAAACTCGATTCACTTTGCGGCAGTTATGGAAAAAGATTTGATTCAATTGGAAGAAACTTTCAAAAAAAATCAAGTAAAGTCTTATTCCACTTTAGAATACGATTTGGAACCACCTAGAGACCCTAATCTTCCAGAAAAACAATTTAAAGAAAAGATCGCGGTTCGTCTTACAGACCCAAACCGTTTTTATAAACAAAAAGATTCCAAAAAAATCCTAAATTTTACATTAAAAACCTATCAACTTCCAAATAATTGA
- the guaB gene encoding IMP dehydrogenase — MSNQTYRDSEYLDGLSGEELFNLQIGLTYRDFLVLPGFIDFHPSEVELETRLTRNIKLKRPFISSPMDTVTESQMAIAQALMGGIGIIHYNNTIEEQVALVEKVKRFENGFITDPVILGPKNVIRDLDAIKERKGFTGIPVTEDGTRNSKLIGIVTNRDIDFEKNREITLDKVMTTDLITGKEGITLQDANEIIKKSKIGKLPIVDSQGKLVSLVSRSDLKKNKEFPDASKDERKRLRCGAAVSTLLESRDRVAALYEAGVDVIIIDSAQGNSNYQIEMIQFIKKEFKNLDIVAGNVVTRAQAENLIRAGADGLRIGMGPGSICITQDTMAVGRAQATAIYQTAKHSAKYDVPVIADGGISNIGDIANSLAIGASTCMMGFMFAGTTEAPGEYFYENGIRLKKYRGMASIEAMKAGGDKRYFNEGQKVKVAQGVSGSVVDRGSILNFIPYLSQGLRLSFQDMGYKSIPEIHKALRDGKLRFERRSESAQAQGSVHGLYSFSAPTMRAE, encoded by the coding sequence ATGTCAAACCAAACTTACCGCGACTCCGAATATTTAGACGGACTATCTGGAGAAGAATTATTCAATCTTCAGATTGGTCTAACTTACAGAGATTTTCTCGTTCTACCTGGATTTATCGACTTCCATCCTTCTGAAGTTGAGCTTGAAACCAGACTGACCAGAAATATAAAATTGAAAAGACCTTTTATCAGTTCTCCTATGGACACAGTCACCGAATCTCAGATGGCGATTGCTCAAGCACTTATGGGAGGGATCGGGATCATTCATTATAACAATACGATTGAAGAGCAGGTTGCACTTGTAGAAAAGGTAAAACGTTTTGAAAACGGATTTATCACAGATCCAGTGATTTTAGGGCCAAAGAACGTCATTCGTGATTTAGATGCGATTAAAGAACGTAAGGGATTTACTGGAATTCCGGTCACTGAGGATGGAACAAGAAATTCTAAACTCATCGGAATCGTAACCAACAGAGATATAGATTTTGAAAAAAACAGAGAAATCACTTTGGACAAAGTGATGACTACTGATCTAATTACCGGAAAAGAGGGAATCACTTTACAAGACGCAAACGAAATCATCAAAAAATCTAAGATCGGAAAACTTCCGATTGTAGACTCTCAAGGAAAATTAGTGTCTCTCGTAAGTCGTTCCGATTTAAAGAAGAATAAAGAATTCCCCGATGCCTCCAAAGATGAAAGAAAGAGGCTTCGTTGTGGAGCTGCAGTTTCCACTTTATTAGAATCCAGAGATAGAGTGGCTGCTTTGTACGAAGCGGGAGTAGACGTGATCATCATCGATTCCGCACAAGGAAATTCTAATTACCAAATCGAAATGATTCAATTCATTAAAAAGGAATTCAAAAACCTAGACATAGTTGCAGGGAATGTAGTGACACGTGCTCAAGCGGAAAATTTGATTCGTGCGGGTGCGGACGGGCTTAGAATCGGAATGGGGCCTGGATCTATTTGTATTACTCAAGATACGATGGCCGTAGGACGTGCTCAAGCGACTGCAATCTATCAAACTGCAAAACATTCCGCAAAATACGACGTTCCTGTAATTGCGGACGGTGGAATTTCCAACATAGGTGATATTGCAAACTCACTCGCGATCGGTGCGTCTACGTGTATGATGGGGTTTATGTTTGCTGGAACCACGGAAGCTCCCGGAGAATATTTTTATGAGAATGGGATTCGTCTTAAAAAATACAGAGGAATGGCGTCCATCGAAGCTATGAAAGCGGGTGGAGATAAACGTTATTTTAACGAAGGTCAAAAAGTGAAGGTGGCTCAAGGAGTCAGCGGGTCCGTAGTGGACAGGGGATCGATTTTGAATTTTATTCCTTATTTATCTCAAGGTCTCAGATTGTCTTTTCAAGATATGGGTTATAAATCCATACCCGAAATTCATAAAGCTCTTAGGGATGGGAAACTACGTTTTGAAAGAAGGTCCGAATCCGCACAGGCTCAGGGTTCAGTACATGGTCTTTATTCTTTTAGTGCCCCTACCATGAGGGCGGAGTAA
- a CDS encoding glycosyltransferase family 2 protein: protein MKKKNITYVIPCLNEEKTLPLVLEKLVRLKKELKQYNVEILVSDNGSEDKSVSIAKKYGAKVVHCKERGYGAALNFGIVNASGEIVLFADADDTYDFLESPALLAEMEKGAEFVIGSRLDGTIHKGAMPFLHRYLGTPVINWIINLLYSKKGNRVRDSNSGFRCFLKKKYLEWEIESTGMEFASEMLVKALRSGVKLSHVPVSLHPDVAGRIPHLRTWRDGMRHLLQILIHSQQLFYYTGFTLFWIGWAVTILGYFTGIITIGPFHIFGMHSLTVSLLVATLGQTVWAIGLFLAARKIPELRLYSKLIHLSEDLLFWYSARMILIVILLFAFIVFRWWRNSFQLLDLEKEILMISFLSVQILNAIGQTITAHLLKRT, encoded by the coding sequence ATGAAAAAAAAGAATATCACCTATGTAATCCCGTGTTTGAACGAGGAAAAAACGCTTCCTCTCGTTTTAGAAAAATTAGTTCGACTCAAAAAAGAATTAAAACAATACAATGTGGAAATCCTGGTTTCGGACAATGGAAGCGAAGATAAATCCGTATCCATTGCCAAAAAATACGGAGCTAAAGTGGTTCATTGTAAAGAAAGAGGTTACGGAGCTGCTCTCAATTTCGGAATCGTAAACGCAAGCGGAGAAATTGTACTTTTTGCAGACGCAGATGATACCTACGACTTTTTGGAATCACCAGCACTTCTTGCCGAAATGGAAAAGGGCGCGGAGTTTGTGATCGGTTCTAGACTTGACGGAACTATTCATAAAGGGGCGATGCCTTTTTTACATCGTTATTTGGGAACGCCGGTTATTAATTGGATTATTAATTTATTATATTCTAAAAAAGGAAATCGTGTTAGAGATTCAAATTCTGGCTTTCGTTGTTTTCTAAAAAAGAAATATCTAGAATGGGAAATAGAAAGTACTGGAATGGAATTTGCTTCTGAGATGTTGGTAAAGGCGCTTAGAAGTGGAGTGAAACTTTCTCACGTTCCGGTTAGTTTACATCCAGACGTGGCGGGAAGAATTCCTCATTTAAGAACTTGGAGAGATGGAATGAGGCATCTACTGCAGATTCTTATCCATTCTCAGCAACTATTTTACTACACCGGTTTTACTCTATTCTGGATAGGTTGGGCGGTCACGATTTTAGGATATTTTACTGGAATTATCACCATTGGGCCTTTTCATATTTTTGGAATGCACTCTCTTACCGTTTCTTTATTAGTCGCTACTTTGGGTCAAACCGTTTGGGCGATCGGGTTATTTTTGGCCGCTCGAAAGATTCCAGAACTTAGATTGTATTCGAAACTGATTCACTTATCCGAAGATCTTTTGTTTTGGTATTCAGCGAGAATGATATTGATTGTCATTTTACTTTTTGCTTTTATCGTATTTCGCTGGTGGAGAAATTCTTTTCAGCTTTTGGATTTAGAAAAAGAAATTTTAATGATCAGTTTTTTAAGCGTCCAAATTTTAAACGCAATTGGACAAACGATCACCGCACACTTGTTGAAAAGAACATAA
- a CDS encoding EAL domain-containing protein — MTSISPKTKLEWDLWFQSGEIVPFFQPILSVERDSIYGYETLGRFRDQSGKIHSLGPFFLNALSGVEDLQERRDIYILKRDIDRSIRKKALLHLLKNQNRFPEAKLFVNISPAYMRDHIEEEEIDPYTIRLVKEFGLDPSKIVIEIVEEHFDGSIESLRPLIFRYKEEGFLVAIDDLGSRSSNLDRIGIFHPDILKVDLQMLRHSVISRNFQEILFTISKLSESLGCSLLFEGIENETELFQSLTYSARFLQGFYFAEALPNMVGQEELKLKFSTVHECFLNHKRNQLVKRIQLEKELEEKLDLSGIIVNAEEELCSIQIQNPNLLSNFVFRIYATNLIGSQVSPNYMKIGNVSIDIDPSFVGRNWSWRPYFLEQLYKSMKDTRAEWIISNPYYDINYGILLVTYSKKISEQNVLFVDAQVFEY, encoded by the coding sequence ATGACCAGCATTTCTCCAAAAACGAAATTGGAATGGGATCTTTGGTTCCAATCCGGAGAGATTGTTCCTTTTTTTCAACCAATCCTTTCTGTAGAAAGGGATTCTATTTACGGTTATGAAACTCTGGGAAGGTTTCGAGATCAATCCGGAAAAATCCATTCTTTAGGTCCTTTCTTTTTGAATGCGTTATCCGGAGTAGAAGACCTTCAAGAAAGAAGAGATATCTACATTCTTAAAAGAGATATTGATCGTAGTATTCGTAAAAAAGCACTTCTCCATCTTTTAAAAAATCAGAATCGATTTCCGGAAGCAAAATTATTCGTAAATATTTCTCCCGCGTATATGAGGGATCATATCGAAGAAGAAGAGATAGATCCATATACGATCCGACTTGTGAAAGAATTCGGTTTAGATCCTTCTAAAATCGTTATTGAAATTGTAGAAGAACATTTTGACGGAAGTATAGAAAGTTTAAGACCACTCATTTTTCGTTATAAAGAAGAAGGATTTTTAGTAGCGATTGACGATTTGGGTTCTCGTTCTTCTAATTTAGATCGAATTGGAATTTTCCATCCGGATATTTTGAAAGTAGATCTTCAGATGCTTAGGCATTCGGTCATTTCTAGAAATTTTCAGGAAATTCTTTTTACGATTTCTAAACTTTCCGAGTCTTTAGGCTGTTCTCTATTGTTCGAAGGAATCGAAAATGAGACAGAACTTTTTCAATCTCTTACTTATAGTGCACGTTTTTTACAGGGATTTTATTTTGCAGAAGCGCTGCCAAATATGGTAGGTCAAGAAGAATTAAAACTTAAATTTTCTACTGTTCATGAATGTTTCTTAAACCACAAACGAAATCAGTTGGTAAAAAGAATTCAGTTGGAAAAGGAACTAGAAGAAAAGTTGGATCTTTCCGGAATTATAGTAAACGCGGAAGAAGAACTTTGTTCGATTCAAATCCAGAACCCTAACTTATTGAGTAATTTTGTATTTCGAATCTATGCCACTAATCTGATTGGAAGCCAGGTTTCTCCAAACTATATGAAAATTGGAAATGTTTCTATAGACATAGATCCTTCTTTTGTAGGAAGGAATTGGAGTTGGAGACCATATTTTTTGGAACAACTCTATAAATCAATGAAGGATACTAGAGCGGAGTGGATCATTAGTAATCCGTATTACGATATCAATTACGGAATTCTTCTGGTAACTTATAGTAAAAAGATTTCTGAGCAAAATGTACTGTTCGTAGATGCTCAAGTTTTTGAATATTAG